A genomic segment from Micromonospora echinaurantiaca encodes:
- a CDS encoding VOC family protein, translated as MTISNGVTWFEIGTERPDEAERFYGDLFGWSFTEEGAGGATYRTTGAGGSEGIGGAIRGTGGTGPNYAIFYVQVADVAATCRRAEAAGGKVLVPRKQNDNGLSFAHLLDPAGNHVGVFTPPPAG; from the coding sequence ATGACCATCAGCAACGGCGTGACCTGGTTCGAGATCGGCACCGAGCGGCCGGACGAGGCCGAGCGGTTCTACGGCGACCTGTTCGGCTGGAGCTTCACCGAGGAGGGCGCTGGCGGCGCCACGTACCGGACGACCGGAGCCGGCGGGAGCGAGGGGATCGGCGGCGCGATCCGGGGCACCGGCGGCACCGGCCCGAACTACGCCATCTTCTACGTACAGGTGGCCGACGTGGCGGCGACCTGCCGACGGGCGGAGGCGGCCGGCGGCAAGGTGCTGGTGCCGCGTAAGCAGAACGACAACGGGCTCAGCTTCGCCCACCTGCTCGACCCGGCCGGCAACCACGTCGGCGTTTTCACCCCGCCGCCGGCCGGCTGA
- a CDS encoding helix-turn-helix transcriptional regulator has translation MNRTDRLYALVEELRAVSPRPRSARWLAERFEVSTRTIERDIGALQQSGVPIWAEPGRTGGYAVDRARTLPPVNLTPGEAVAMAVALHRLRGTPFAAAAGTALRKLLAVMPAADAAEAHRLAARVHLIGDGPVTPVPATVADAVPAGRVLRIRYADRAGAGTLREVEPLGYLGNPRHWYLLAWCRLRDGIRAFRTDRIVSVTTLAERVPQRDLDLDTACDIPRERLRRLTLV, from the coding sequence GTGAACCGCACGGACCGTCTCTACGCGCTGGTCGAGGAGTTGCGCGCGGTGTCGCCGCGGCCCCGCAGCGCCCGCTGGCTGGCCGAGCGATTCGAGGTCAGCACCCGCACCATCGAGCGCGACATCGGCGCCCTGCAACAGTCCGGGGTGCCGATCTGGGCCGAGCCGGGCCGCACCGGCGGCTACGCGGTCGACCGCGCCCGCACCCTGCCGCCGGTGAACCTCACCCCCGGCGAGGCGGTGGCGATGGCGGTGGCGCTGCACCGGCTGCGCGGCACGCCGTTCGCCGCGGCGGCCGGCACCGCGCTGCGCAAGCTGCTCGCGGTGATGCCCGCCGCCGACGCCGCCGAGGCGCACCGGCTGGCCGCGCGGGTGCACCTGATCGGCGACGGGCCGGTGACGCCCGTCCCGGCCACCGTCGCCGACGCGGTGCCCGCCGGGCGGGTGCTGCGGATCCGGTACGCCGACCGCGCCGGCGCCGGGACGCTGCGCGAGGTCGAGCCGCTCGGCTACCTCGGCAACCCGCGGCACTGGTACCTGCTGGCCTGGTGCCGGCTGCGCGACGGCATCCGGGCGTTCCGCACCGACCGGATCGTCTCGGTGACCACTCTCGCCGAGCGGGTCCCGCAGCGGGACCTCGACCTGGACACCGCCTGCGACATCCCGCGGGAGCGACTCCGCCGCCTCACCCTGGTCTGA
- a CDS encoding DUF350 domain-containing protein translates to MLEDLLSGAWQSVVFGVVGVALMAAGFLLVDLLTPGRLRELIWVRRNGNAALLLAANQLGIAGIVFTAILTSYSDFTKGLASTLIFGLIGLAIMALAFFVLDLLTPGRLGEIICADEPHPAARVSAATHFGAALIVCACIA, encoded by the coding sequence GTGCTGGAGGATCTGCTCAGCGGAGCCTGGCAGAGTGTGGTGTTCGGGGTCGTCGGGGTGGCCCTGATGGCGGCCGGATTCCTGTTGGTCGACCTGCTGACCCCGGGGCGGCTGCGGGAGCTGATCTGGGTGCGCCGCAACGGCAACGCCGCGCTGCTGCTCGCCGCCAACCAGCTCGGCATCGCCGGGATCGTCTTCACCGCGATCCTGACCAGCTACAGCGACTTCACCAAGGGGTTGGCGTCCACGCTGATCTTCGGGCTGATCGGGTTGGCCATCATGGCGCTGGCCTTCTTCGTGCTGGACCTGCTCACCCCGGGCCGGCTCGGGGAGATCATCTGCGCGGATGAGCCGCACCCGGCGGCTCGGGTCAGCGCCGCCACCCACTTCGGCGCCGCGCTGATCGTCTGCGCCTGCATCGCCTGA